The Lytechinus pictus isolate F3 Inbred chromosome 10, Lp3.0, whole genome shotgun sequence genome includes a window with the following:
- the LOC135155747 gene encoding phospholipase A2 inhibitor beta-like: MMFATSKLTAITAFIASMVFCNILASTSSPAECAPSCNCTRVPSNDVCKPLLSSSKNDHVKCICPENGLIPDDFLDVLCLDVEFEGQAVLDSGSFSMNNFSDLYVLTISGVQYIKAGGFRAVASTVHILFRNMSLDVFEKSVFMYLKQLLEIRADNNYISVLKDGCFEGLTQTLKLNLSYNSISSVSRDNFLGLTMLETLDLSWNIIVRLEPRTFELMPKLQTLNLASNVIVRIDRGTFLNLNQLGTLNLDENQINVLPEPRVSESKSQPVTVIIRHNPLRCDCRMNWVNSWIKTEGPQISGSCEYPETVKGDTLIKAYEEPMPQCKGNNSKIFVGKGSMAILTCPFVYASWVVPGMPNDTLQDSGQSDNHYFLTNRDSLVVWNAQKQREGVYTCTTEDGEESMVYDLFIYSKPNILLIFFIIFVILCLLSICYILYRHGCFNKCQINGYKDMADQNDGNIRYVNNQIMPPHS; encoded by the coding sequence ATGATGTTTGCTACATCGAAACTGACTGCTATAACGGCTTTTATAGCTAGTATGGTGTTCTGTAACATCCTTGCTTCAACTTCGTCTCCCGCAGAGTGTGCACCGAGCTGTAATTGCACAAGAGTTCCTTCCAACGATGTTTGCAAACCACTTCTGAGCTCGTCCAAGAATGATCATGTCAAGTGCATCTGCCCAGAAAACGGACTGATACCTGACGATTTTCTGGATGTACTTTGTCTTGATGTAGAGTTTGAAGGTCAAGCTGTACTTGACAGTGGATCTTTCAGCATGAATAATTTCAGCGACCTGTACGTTTTAACAATCTCTGGCGTTCAGTATATCAAAGCAGGTGGTTTCAGAGCAGTGGCCAGTACAGTACATATTCTTTTTAGAAACATGTCTCTTGACGTTTTTGAGAAGAGTGTTTTCATGTACCTGAAGCAACTTCTAGAGATTCGTGCTGATAATAATTACATTAGTGTTCTGAAGGATGGATGCTTTGAAGGTCTTACCCAGACCCTTAAGCTCAATTTATCATATAATTCTATATCGAGTGTTTCCAGGGATAACTTCCTTGGACTGACAATGTTAGAGACACTCGATCTTTCATGGAACATCATCGTTCGACTCGAACCAAGAACTTTCGAACTGATGCCAAAACTTCAAACACTGAACCTTGCTTCAAACGTCATTGTACGAATCGACCGAGGTACCTTTCTGAATTTGAACCAACTGGGAACACTCAATCTTGATGAGAACCAAATCAACGTTCTTCCAGAGCCACGTGTCTCGGAATCAAAGAGTCAACCAGTTACCGTAATCATACGCCACAATCCTCTACGATGCGATTGTCGCATGAACTGGGTAAACTCTTGGATTAAGACCGAGGGTCCACAAATCTCTGGTAGTTGCGAATATCCGGAGACGGTCAAAGGAGACACATTGATCAAAGCTTACGAAGAACCGATGCCACAATGCAAAGGCAATAACTCCAAGATATTTGTAGGTAAAGGGAGTATGGCCATACTGACCTGTCCATTTGTTTATGCGTCCTGGGTTGTTCCTGGTATGCCTAATGATACTCTCCAGGACTCAGGGCAGAGCGACAACCATTATTTCCTGACCAATCGTGATTCACTCGTGGTATGGAACGCCCAAAAGCAACGAGAAGGCGTTTACACATGCACCACAGAAGATGGAGAAGAATCAATGGTCTACGATCTTTTTATTTACTccaaaccaaatattttgttgatcttttttatcatttttgtcatattgTGCCTTTTATCAATTTGTTACATTTTGTACCGTCACGGTTGCTTTAATAAATGTCAAATAAATGGATACAAGGACATGGCCGACCAGAATGATGGGAACATAAGATACGTTAATAACCAAATCATGCCACCTCACTCTTAA